CATAGGTCTTGGCATCGAGATTCGGGAGGTTGACCGCGTTGCGCACGGCTCCGTGCGTCAGATAGTCCATAATGGCTTCGGCGACCTCGATGCCAACATTTTCCTGCGCCTCCTCCGTGCTGGCCCCGAGGTGCGGCGTCATGATGATCTGTGCCAGGTCCCGCAGCGGGAACCCCTTCGGCGGCGGCTCGATTTCGTAAACGTCCAGGGCCGCACCGGCCACCTGCCCGCTCTTGATCGCGTGGCTAAGGTCTTTTTCGTTGATGATGCCGCCGCGCGCGCAGTTGAGCACGCGCACACCCTTCTTCATTTTCGCAAACGCCGCGGCGTTGATCATACCCCGCGTTTCATCACTCATCGGCATGTGGACGGTAATGAAATCCGAGCGCGCGTAGAGTTCATCCAGTTCGACGAGCTCAACCTGCAGCGCCTTGGCGCGCGAAAGCGCGAGGAAAGGATCATAGGCCAGCACTCTCATGCCAAAAGCTATCGCCCGACGGGCCACTTCGCTGCCGATGCGGCCCATGCCGAGAATGCCGAGGGTCTTGTTGCAAAGCTCGACGCCCTGAAATTCCTTGCGATTCCACTCCCCGGCCTTCATCGAGGCGTGTGCCTGCGGAATCTTTCGCGCCAGCGCCATCAACATGGAGAACGTCAGTTCCGCCGTGGAGATCGTGTTGCCGCCCGGCGTGTTCATCACCACGATGCCTCGCTGCGTGGCGGCTTCGACATCCACGTTGTCCACACCCACGCCCGCGCGGCCGACGACGCGAAGTCTCGGCGCGGCCTCGATCACCTTCTTCGTCACCTT
This DNA window, taken from Candidatus Angelobacter sp., encodes the following:
- the serA gene encoding phosphoglycerate dehydrogenase — encoded protein: MNVLICDPISPKGIALLKQRAEFQVTVLDKRLSEGDLLPLVGEVAAMVVRSETKVTKKVIEAAPRLRVVGRAGVGVDNVDVEAATQRGIVVMNTPGGNTISTAELTFSMLMALARKIPQAHASMKAGEWNRKEFQGVELCNKTLGILGMGRIGSEVARRAIAFGMRVLAYDPFLALSRAKALQVELVELDELYARSDFITVHMPMSDETRGMINAAAFAKMKKGVRVLNCARGGIINEKDLSHAIKSGQVAGAALDVYEIEPPPKGFPLRDLAQIIMTPHLGASTEEAQENVGIEVAEAIMDYLTHGAVRNAVNLPNLDAKTYAVVKPYLNLGEKLGRLLAQLAPKRNERLVITYGGKATEMPGDPISRSVLKGFLESAGGKDVNQVNVRALAAALGLLVEEIKSNEETDFNEWLHVAVHSEEQKVSAGGTFFGKQSHPRIVRINSLPVEIVPSGVLFLMTNKDRPGIVGYIGTLMGKYKINIANMSLSRDNKGGHALTVLNLDSVPPQELLDEIHKDPDISNVRVVKL